One stretch of Brevibacillus laterosporus DNA includes these proteins:
- the pstC gene encoding phosphate ABC transporter permease subunit PstC, translating to MSAEQRTTLLQQGTTVRAGQMKNSASAKKLSGRFHLSKKHQWEEKAGKLITAVCAGLLGLLTLSILYFIASRGLATFMVDGVSVSQFFTGTKWDPEAEPGQFGAVAFILGSFGVTLIATMIAAPLGIGAAVYMTEIAPKFGQKVLKPVMELLVGIPSVVYGYVGLTLLVPFLRSQFDILGFSLIAGGIVLAIMILPTVTSVAADAIATVPQELRNASLALGATRWQTIRHVVLYTARSGCLTGIVLGMARAFGEALAVQMVIGNTMKLPGGLFDPSITLTSGITLNMGNTIPGTPYHNALWSMCLVLLTMSLLFILVVRLIGRKKGAK from the coding sequence GTGAGCGCTGAACAAAGAACAACACTGCTACAGCAGGGAACAACAGTAAGAGCGGGGCAAATGAAAAACTCCGCTTCTGCAAAAAAACTTTCCGGCCGGTTTCATTTGAGTAAAAAACATCAATGGGAAGAAAAAGCAGGGAAGCTGATCACAGCTGTCTGTGCGGGGTTGTTAGGTCTTCTAACGCTCTCCATCCTCTATTTTATCGCTTCGCGTGGCCTCGCTACCTTTATGGTGGACGGGGTTAGCGTGTCGCAATTTTTTACCGGCACAAAGTGGGACCCAGAAGCAGAGCCTGGTCAATTTGGAGCAGTAGCCTTTATTCTAGGTTCATTTGGAGTTACTTTAATAGCAACCATGATTGCAGCCCCTCTAGGTATTGGAGCCGCGGTGTATATGACAGAGATCGCTCCTAAGTTTGGTCAAAAGGTATTAAAGCCAGTAATGGAGTTATTGGTTGGAATTCCATCCGTTGTATACGGATACGTAGGTCTTACCTTGCTTGTCCCGTTTCTCCGTAGTCAATTTGACATTCTAGGGTTCAGTTTAATTGCGGGTGGAATTGTTCTGGCAATTATGATCTTGCCAACTGTGACCAGTGTTGCCGCAGATGCAATCGCCACTGTACCACAAGAATTACGCAATGCATCTCTAGCGTTAGGTGCTACTCGCTGGCAAACCATCCGCCATGTCGTGCTATACACAGCGCGTTCTGGGTGTCTAACTGGTATTGTTCTTGGTATGGCTCGTGCCTTCGGGGAGGCTTTGGCCGTGCAAATGGTTATCGGAAATACGATGAAACTACCTGGTGGTTTATTCGATCCGTCGATTACACTAACAAGTGGTATCACATTAAATATGGGAAATACGATTCCAGGTACGCCTTATCATAATGCGCTTTGGTCCATGTGCTTGGTACTGTTGACCATGTCGTTATTATTTATCTTAGTGGTTCGTTTGATCGGTAGAAAGAAGGGGGCAAAATAA
- a CDS encoding phosphate ABC transporter substrate-binding protein — translation MKKISSILMASMLSVGLLLTGCGAGGTSNATAPAKPEAKTDSTTASSGSITAVGSTALQPLVEQAAKKFMEKNQQVQIQVQGGGSGTGLSQVANGAATIGNSDIFAEEKKGIPADQLVDHKIAVVGMAAVVHSKAGVDNLTKQQLIDIFTGKVTNWKEVGGADQKITLVNRPKNSGTRATFVQYALEGAEEAEGITEDSSGTVRKIIAETPGAIGYLGTSYLNDTVKTVKLDGVEATTENIATNKYKVWAYQHMYTKGEPTGAQKEFLEYMTSDEVQTGIVQELKYIPAAAMKVERTAKGEITQK, via the coding sequence TTGAAAAAGATTTCATCCATTCTTATGGCAAGTATGTTATCTGTCGGGTTACTTTTAACTGGTTGCGGAGCAGGTGGTACTTCCAATGCGACAGCACCAGCCAAACCAGAAGCGAAAACAGATAGTACTACAGCCAGCAGCGGTTCTATCACAGCTGTAGGTTCCACAGCACTGCAACCGTTAGTAGAGCAAGCGGCAAAGAAGTTTATGGAGAAAAATCAGCAAGTGCAAATTCAAGTGCAAGGTGGAGGTAGTGGTACGGGCTTGAGCCAGGTGGCCAATGGAGCAGCTACTATCGGAAACTCTGATATTTTTGCAGAAGAAAAGAAAGGAATCCCTGCTGATCAATTGGTAGATCACAAGATTGCTGTAGTCGGTATGGCAGCTGTGGTTCATTCAAAAGCGGGTGTAGATAATCTAACGAAACAACAATTAATTGACATCTTCACAGGCAAAGTAACCAACTGGAAAGAAGTTGGTGGAGCTGATCAAAAAATTACATTAGTAAACCGTCCGAAAAACTCTGGGACTCGTGCTACTTTCGTACAATACGCGTTAGAGGGTGCAGAGGAAGCAGAAGGCATCACAGAGGATTCTTCCGGTACAGTTCGCAAAATCATTGCTGAAACACCTGGGGCAATCGGCTATCTTGGTACTTCTTACCTCAATGACACTGTTAAAACAGTGAAACTAGATGGTGTAGAAGCTACGACGGAGAACATCGCAACGAATAAATATAAAGTGTGGGCTTATCAGCACATGTATACAAAAGGTGAGCCAACTGGTGCACAAAAAGAATTCTTGGAATACATGACAAGTGATGAAGTACAAACAGGAATTGTACAAGAGTTGAAATATATCCCAGCAGCTGCCATGAAAGTGGAAAGAACAGCTAAGGGTGAGATTACACAAAAATAG
- a CDS encoding SCO family protein, translated as MDDVTAGSLYRKWLPIFGVIIVLIAVGSVLYKSYFSTADMPVIKKVQDFTLERMDGKNVKLSDSNGKVRLISFIFLRCPDVCPLTTQHMVDLQNTLKEDGLYGKDIEFISATFDYENDTPEALQKYAKAVQADPSGWQFLRGPDDVMKPILNDFWIGAEKQKDGLYVHTMKTFLLDKNQNIRQIYGMADDMDKEKILREMKKLAKE; from the coding sequence ATGGATGATGTAACAGCAGGGAGCCTCTACAGAAAGTGGCTTCCCATCTTTGGAGTTATTATTGTTCTGATTGCTGTAGGTAGTGTTTTGTACAAGAGCTATTTTTCTACGGCAGATATGCCAGTTATTAAGAAGGTTCAAGATTTTACGTTGGAACGGATGGATGGAAAGAATGTCAAGCTTTCAGATTCTAACGGTAAAGTTCGTCTCATCTCGTTTATTTTTTTACGTTGTCCCGATGTATGTCCGCTAACCACTCAGCATATGGTGGATTTACAGAATACGTTAAAAGAAGATGGGCTGTATGGAAAAGACATAGAGTTCATTTCGGCTACATTTGATTATGAAAATGATACACCAGAAGCCTTACAGAAATACGCCAAAGCAGTTCAAGCTGATCCAAGCGGCTGGCAATTCCTACGTGGACCAGATGACGTTATGAAGCCAATATTGAATGATTTCTGGATTGGTGCGGAAAAGCAAAAAGATGGCTTATATGTACATACAATGAAGACGTTTTTACTGGACAAAAATCAAAATATTCGTCAGATATATGGTATGGCGGATGATATGGATAAAGAAAAGATTTTGCGAGAAATGAAAAAACTAGCTAAAGAGTAA